The Porites lutea chromosome 11, jaPorLute2.1, whole genome shotgun sequence genome contains the following window.
CACTCTTTTTTGGTAAAGAGGCCTTCTTTATTATCCTCCACACATTTTCTCTAGAAATGTGACACATCCGAGCGACTCGCCGTATGTGAAAGCCCTAAATTTTACGCAGATAGTATGCAACACTATATATTGTCATGCTATCAATCGCCCACTTGGAAGCTATTTGTGTACCGTTTGGTGCACACTCAGTTCCCTTTATTTTCCAATACTCTACTCCCACAAAAAATTTCTGCGAACTGGACATTCTTTGTGTTATTGTGTTATGCCAAAATAACTCAATTCACTGCTATAGAAATGTTCGAGAAAAATGGACGCCCCAACCAACCAAAAGCCTGTTGCTTGTGACCGACCTACAGATTAACCTGTGTATCTGTCAACACGCCTTCAAATTCCTCCCAGacacagtctcagacaaaaatagttgggacacttaaGCCAAACGCTGGTTTTTTCCTTCTCGTGCCCCCTTTgtccctctcaaagttgttGATCGCGgttcagtcaccaaaccttgtacaccaacattgagggAACAAGGAGACacaaaagtgtcccaacaattttgactgagactgtagtaCTAACTGTTATGTACTTTATCTCAAATCCCTGGGTAACCACCATCACAAGTCTCCTTACAAGGACTTAAATGCAGAGCATATTATTAAAGAAAGTGTTTTCACAGGTCATCGCATTTTTgttcaaataataattatttgaattatgttgatcattatcattattcgTATGGTTGGAATTACATTAATGGCTCACCAAtaattagcctgcgaagcgcgGACGTGTTTCCGGTCGTCACTTCTTTCCCTCcaaaaaattgctatttttcggaggaacagaagcaacaacccaaaatgcgtctgctgttcgcaggctaaccaATAATGCATTGGTGAATAATTGCATTCCTACTACTGtcagtaaaaaacaaaatcattaaatagtataaacaaaatttatagTCCTAAAAAATGCTCAGCTAAATGATACCAAGTGAATTATCACCTGAAAACACTTATTTAAATTAATAATGTCTCCTCTCTTTATAGGAAGGATCTATAGCTAACAACAATGTGGGGTTAACCTCTTTAGAAGGTGAAAGGTACAAAGTGATCTTAAAACTTTTTATTACTCATATATTGATTGTCTCTCCATCCATTCATTCGTTAATTCCAGTTAATGTGTTCCtatgttttcttttcacaaGGCTAAGCCCTAAATGGAGAAAGTACAGTCGTATTCTTCCActaaatgaaagagaaaatcaAGCAGAAGAGATAAATGAAAAGACAAATGATTTTGCTCTACCCTCCAGTGAACAATTTACTATGAAAACATTAAAGCCCTCGCACCTCACTCATACAAAAATCCAGTGTAAGGACAGAAAAAAGCCTCTTGTTCCTCGACTGCAGAACTTGAATGAAGATGAACACTCAAAAAGTGATGTTTGTGTTGCTGGCTTTATACTTTCACCCCGGGCTGAAAGACCATACAAATGCAATTTGTGTGTAAAGCAGTTCAAGTACTTTAGTAATTTAAAATCGCACATGAAGATTGTGCACAAGAAAATGGTGGAAAGCTCCCCTGAAGACAGTAACAGCTCCACACTTGGGAATGGACAAGTATTTCAGTGTGAAATTTGCTACAgaaattttaaatactttagtAATCTGAGAACACATAGACTTGTTCATACCAACAATGACTCTAAAAGCAATGAGTAGCTTGGGTTTTAAGCCCTGATTAATACAATATTTTATCATATAACTTGTACGGCCTGGTGCcacaattttgtttgaaaaccaaATGAAAAAAGTCCTGTATGAGGGCTGTACTCATGTATGCATCAAGTGATAGGGCTGAAAAAACACTTACAGCCCTGCTAGAAATGTGTACTGATTGATTCAGGTTCTCTCGGTGAGAAAAATTCAAAGCATAATGGTCATATGATAAAATGCTTATTGACTGAGTTGGGTCGGGCCAGACAGGAAATATTTGTCCCTTGGTCAGAATGCACAGGCCTCAAGCCAGATAATTTTCCATCCATCCTCCAACTCAGTCAATAAGTACATAGCTTATAAGGATGGTCTAGTGTCCCACTTTAAAATACTGCAATAACCATATGAAGTTTTGTAAACCTTGTAACACTTGTAATACTTACAACTATTGGTAGTTTAAGGATTGTAAATTCCTAACCACTTTGACTTGTTTTAAGATCCAATCTAAATTGTATATTAGTAGACTTATTTTTCAAACCTCACAGATAGAAATAAATTGGTTGAATTAAGGTGGTTCAAAGTATCAGTATTAAACTTATATTGTTTGACTGTGGAAGGGAAGTTGGCTGTGCCTTGGATTACAGCGAGGGTTGTTCAGAAACTGAGGGCTCAGGAAATCAGAATTCCTACTGTAGAACAAACTGAAGCAAAAAAGCCCTGTGTAAAATTGCGGCATTGAGAAGTTTCACATGAAGTCCAGTAAACTGTTAAAGTAGCTGACTGTGATAATTTAAAAATGTGAGGGATAGAACAAAAGGACAGTCAAAGTTTGAGAAaagtttattataattattattattattattattatcattttttattaatattattattatcatttttttacttgttaGCAGTCCTAAAAAGGAAGTGCTAAATACTGTACACCACACGCCTATTAGTTCTGTAAAATATCACTTTCAGTATTTTTCCTTTGACCGCAGAGAAGACCCTTTTTCAGAGCAGTAAATGTCAGTTGGCCATCAGACCATGTTGGCAAAATCCTGGACGTAATCAATACCAGAAAATATCACTTTGCTAATGAATAAACCTAGCACATTTGAATTGTCCCAGGCACGATTTTCATTAAAGAGGCGTAATGCGTCCTTGCCTCAGTCTGCccacatcaatttttttttgtcggaCCAAAATAGTGACTTGGCATGACATATGTCCTTTTTGGATAGATAAAACATTTGCAGCTTTGCTTCGATTGTCACTGCTACTAAGAGCACAAATAGTGGCTCCCGTCATCAGTGTTTTTGTcctggggtggggggggggcactcccttatttggcctaaacAGGTATGTGCCTctgaatagggtatggttttcagggtcttgaatcttaaaaagcgtaaacaatattattttattgtccATCTTCTTGAACAGGATGCCTTTTGGTTGGCCTAGCAGCCTTTAAAAGAGTATGAAGGCTGGCTATGAGTGATCTCCATTTGTGGGACCAGCAGTTTTGTCCCAAAAAGATCTAATTCCGTGATGTTAGAatgaaaaattacttaattctgaAGGCAAAACAGAACAAATCAGGATCATAAACAGAAAATAAGGTCTCATGTCTTTTAAGCGGTGTCAGGGATTGAAGACGTGGGCGGCACACCTCTCTCCAATCTTCCTCTTGagtgttcccccccccccttactgGGGGGGATGTTGGGTTTGTTAATAACAGAAGTAGTATCCTACTTTCCTTTGAAGAGGAAATTATATAAAAGGCAAAACACGCGGGCAGTGCTGTAACTGGCCTTTCCGATGCACGTCTAGGCGATTTTGCTTCATTCACGCTGCATAACTATCTCtgagaaaaaagttgaaaacacTACGGTTACTGTTTTACTGCTCAAGGTTTTTGCTTTAACAAGGAATATTGTTTGGAAATGATTAAATGAGATGCCTTATTAGCACTACATGTATTTGTTGTTCCTTTACCGGGACGATAAAGCGTCAGGGACGAGCGAAAATATCTGGAAACCGATTCACCAAGATTTCAATTTTAGAAAAAATCACGTTCTCGGCATTCTAAAAATATATTGTTTTCATTGCGGCTCTTGTTCCAACCGAAAAGTATTCGTATGGTGTTCCGCTAGAAACAATGTCCAAAAACCCGTAAAATGTCCCCAGTCAATACCAAAACTCAACTACTTTTCTCTGGTTTTTGATACTATTCtactttatttgtgtttaacTTTATATAGAATAAAAATGCTCTTACCCTAgtgcgagcagagtctccttcccTCTTCTTTCTCGAGTATGCCAAGATCGAACAAgcgaaagaaaggctctgctgTTCAAGAACCGAGTCGAGTGGTCATTGAACTATGAAAACCGTTTTTTGATTGTTAAATGGCAAGAGGAATAACCAGGTAAATACCTGTCGTCCGGTCGTTACTTACTAGGTTTCCAAATTCCTAATTGTTCTAAATTATGTATTACGTTGAGGCTTCAGCGATTTGTTATGTTTAGATGTTAAACCACCTGAAAAAGAATTTTGGTCAAACGTTCTTTATTTTGTGAGCGTTGTTGTCGTTTTGTTCTGGACAACTACACACTATACTCTAGACTGGTGGATTCAAGTCAGCGAACTCAAAGTAGAAACTAAAAATTTGGCACAAGTACAAGCATAAATCTAGTAACCTATTCTTATTTATGAAGCGATTATTCTCCAGATTAAATTTCAAAAACGTGGCTGATGGTTCTTGAAGATCTTTTTGTACAGGTAAGCAGCCGTAACTGAGTTTAAACATCAGTGTCGGATCAATATTGGTTACAAGTGTAAAACGGTTGTTTTTCTATTTGTACATCATGATTTCCTATAAAAGGATAAATGATCACTCGATTGCTATTTAACTTGCCATTTCTGTCTACAACAGAAAGCAGAAGCAAGAGACCGTGCCTAATGACCCGGCAGTTCACTGTCACTAAAGCTTATTTTCTTGCAGTGTGCTTGCTGTTGTACTACCAATGTAAGTAAACATTTTGCTGGTGTTTAAGGTTAAGACCCCAATGCTGTAGCTAAGAAGAACCGAGGCAAGAAGTCAACATGGTTTCATTATCATTACGTTTTCATATACCCAGTAACTTGAAGAAACTCTGGCTCCAAATCGCTGTCAAAAGGCTGTCCAGCAACGGCGATTCCTTCAATTCTATTCCCTTAATTCACCCTTGATTTCATTGTGACGTCGTTTTGGTCGGGTTcattttggatatttttgttgaaaaagagAGATATCTGCGGAATATAGCCCTTCGTGCGTTGATCCCACATCGCGACTTTTTGGACATGGGATGACAGGTTttagggtggattcatttgcaacatacgcgtatGGCTTTCGTATTTGCCGGCtggaatttttgtatttttttaaagccttaaaacaatacaaaaaattcCAGTGGGCAAATGCTACAGTtatacgcgtatgttgcaaatgaatccacccttaGTCTTGCGACTGACATAAAAACCAAAGAATAGGAATCTGATTCCAGATGAAATTCGGACGTTTAGATCTTTTGCTTTAGTTGCTTGGCAGGCCCGTAGTtgggggaggggcaggggggGGCTCGAGCCCCCCCAGAAATTTTCAGACTTGAATTAAATTCTGCTACaaaagtggattttttctacaaaaacggacagctgtcaatggaagCTTAAGTTTCAAAGTATTGTCGATCATAGTAAGATTATGTACTGTTGTTGTGCAATTTGGAATGGTGTAAATGAACGAAATCGTATTTTTGGTCTGCCAAAAACAACCAACAGCTTTAAAATATCTGCTTATTAAGCATCAAAATAGTCAGAAGCAAAttggatcgaaatgcaccaatgacaATCCCTGAACTTGACCTCTTGAACTTTAATGGTTTCCAAAGAGGTCCGCCAGTGTAAAATATACTACCGTTGTACTAGAGTAAAACTTAGGTTTTTGCGCATTTATATTGAAAGTCTTACAATGTCTTCGCAAGAGCCGCCGAACAAGAAACCCAAACAAGTCGAAAATAAGCAGGGAACACTTTTATCGTGGGTAAAACCATCCACTAGTGATACAGAGCCTGGTGTAGTCTAAGAAACAATCCGAATCAAAGAACAGCGGAAATGAGAATGATTTGGAGCCATCCACAACAATAGCTGGCAAGTATGCTTTTACCGAGGGACCgaagcgggggaggggggggggttaatgTGGGCCACTCACTCAGCCCCCCCAGTCATTTTATTCTTGCTACGGGCCTGCTTGGAGATAAAAATCAAGAGACTTAGACGCagaaaaaacatcaacaaattcACATTTTACGATAAGTCCAGGAAATGGAAGATATAGAATCCAGGTTGCATGGTATCTACTACTAACATACGATCAGCCTTATTAGAAACCCTATCATTAAAATAGCCTAAGTTCATGACAGCCTACAGTAgcttacagttgaacctcttttttgacaacggccaccttgggaaCAGAAGAAAGCGGCCGTTGTGGACACGTGACCATTAATGCAGATGCGACTTTATTTCACTGGGTCCGGATTGGAAAAGTATATCGTTAGTATTATTTCTCAACAATGGTCTACTCGACAGACCGTAGTTAAGATGGTTTTGTCATTAAATCCCTCCTCTGGTCTCTGAACTTGCCACAAATTCAAACTCTTTTTGCCTTCAGTGCTAACCCGAAGGGATTCTTAATCTCCCGAAAAGCTCGATTTAGGAAACGCTTGACATATCAAActtaaaaaatgttcttttttttcttatttagatGCTCAAACTGCTGGGAAAGTGCAAAGCGAAGTCCAACAAAGAGATCTCAACGGGCTTCTGAAAAGTATGCTACACATTACGGAACAcactcaggggcggatctaaggagagggtgcagggggtgcgcaacccccccccccccccccctgagatgacctacggttttctaatacaactggtattctgcaaaaaaaaaaaactatgtggtttattggtgttgaagtagagcaagagacgagtgcaccccctcctagaaaaaatcctggatccgcccctgacacTTGACTGACTCGAATGGTAGTTCGTGACTTGCCGTAAACTTTCGCGACCTTTTAATGACACTTTGTCAGGGAAATATAAATACAGCACTACTGCAATAACCTGACCAGGGCCTGACCATATTTTATACCAAATCATACAGTTTTCCATAGCCGTTTTCAGACTTTGCTTCTATCAAAATAGTCTGTCGGTTTCAGGCCTGGCTTCTGAAAATTGTGCATGCTTTTACGAATCCATTACCCTATCCAAGCCGAGTGAAGGCAATGAAGTCAATATATTTTTCAGATAATGGCTTAAATCAGTACCCATTTTCATACCAACACGGCTCAAAAACCCATGTCCTTTACTTAAAGTCAGCACGTGTAGTATACCTAAATCGTTTATATAGGGAGAACGTTCTAGACGTAATTGAAAACTCGTGAATGTGTGAGCAAGGTTTGTCATCTGATAGATACCTCCCAAATGAATCCGTAACAGACAACCATCTGCATCTATTCACAAGGAACAATCGAGAAACGTTTGATCATAAACATAGATTGTTTCTCCTGAAGGTGGCTTGGAGCGTGCTTCCACGACAGTTTTCATACTGAAAAGAGACTGCATGGATACTCACTTATGaaaatgttccaaaaaaatacatttgtaGTGTAAATTCACctatttcgtttttgtttgtttgtttgttttgtttttccttttttattgctTTCTCTTTTCGTTTAATACATCTGTTTTGGCAAGTTCAATGCGTACTGGGAATAAGATAATTTTTGGTTAGGAATTAAACTAAAAACCGTTTGATGCAGTAAATTTAGAAAGGAAGTAATAGCTTTGACATGTTTCCTTGGGATTCTGCAAATCAACatcttgttttatttctctCCTCATTTAGGTAAGTTCATCACGTTTGCACGACAAGGTTTTCAAGAACATAATAATTTTCGCGCTCTTCACCACGTATCCCCGCTCAAATGGTCTGACAAGCTGGCCATACAGGCCCAGAAACTCGCCTACAAAATGGCGCTCAAAGGAACCATTCAAGTCCCTGGTATAGATCTATTTGGGGAAAACCGTGCAAAGCTCTCCGCGGTCAATTTCGACTGCGAGACAGCTGGGGAAGAGGCAACGAAAATCTGGTATAACCAGGGCAGTAATTACAGCTATGCGGATCCGCGACTAAACAGCAATACGGACTCATTTACCCAGGTGGTCTGGAAAGGAACTCGTGAAGTTGGAATGGGCTGCGCACAGAGAAAGGGAACACTTAGCAACGAGATATTTGTGGTGGCTCTATATTATCCCCCAGGGAATAGCCCACGCGCCCTGCGAGAAAATGTGGTCAGCCCCAGTAAGAATGTGAACGATGCTTATTCGTCGATATTTCGGCGGCGGAATCAAATGTATCAAGTGGAGCGcgggaaaaaacaacaacatgcGCACACGTAAAAAACATGGCAGTCAATCAGTACAGTTGGTTCTGTTTTTTGTACATCAATATACACTGAGCTggatattaaattaaaatatggACCTTCATGTTAACCTCGATCATGAGACACCGACTTTCATTTGGACAGATAAACTGATTCTCTCACTTAGCCAGTCTGCAATAGCGCGGGATTGCCTTTCAAAACCGGTCGAAAATTTTTGcgtgtgttttctttttcttttgcgaTAAAATGGGGCGTGAGACATATTTCCTTGCTTTAACTGCTTGCCAAGCAGATACGTTGGATGATACGGATGACTCTCCGTGTTTAGGAGACCAGGAAAAGAGAATGGATTCTGATAATTTGATGagaaaaacagttaaaacagtATGCTATAATCTTGGACAGAACCGGAAGCATGTATGCTTCTGACAGAACAAAATGGAACAGCaacccccccccgcccccaaatATCAAGGGTAAAGTCACGCGAAAGACAAATGCGCCATTTCCTATCCTTGATTTAAATGGGGAGGTGGGGTCTAAATTTTCTATGTATATTGTCCAAGGTTGTAGTCTTGTATAGATCTTAAGTTTCCGTCACTTTCcaataaaaaaggtttaacaACTTGAataagtcatattttttttttacttttgaagTCTTTAATTAAATAAGACGATTTTCTCCACACTGATTCTCTCCTCCCGCGTGTGAAATGGATAACAACAATATAAATGCTGGCGAGGGTGAGACCTAGTGTATTCTCTATGACGGAATTGTAATACCCCAGCTTCATCATTCATATCACGATGAAAACGGGTTGATAGTCACCAGTAATTTAATATTAGTCTCCTTCCTATCCCTTGcgtgttttttttgtcttttcttttttttttatggactTACTTTTAATTTCCCTGCGCTGCGATCGATTTTTTCACGACGGGGATATTTTATATCCTTGTCTAGCGTACCCTTTCCTTTTAcccaatagaccattttacagttatccTAGCCTTTGAATGAaagtgaggctgaggttgaccttgttttgatacaaacctctttccttttcttatggaaattatgcttaaaaaatactagttagcataagaacaacatgatttacataacaAAGCgggaagggttgtatcaaaacaaggtcaactccagcctcgtttccacctgtaactgtaaaatggactaTTATAAACCAGTTATTGAATAAAGCGAAGATTGGGTAAGGGGTGCTCTAGATTATTACTCAACGAAGACACCAAAGACCGAAGATAATTATTTAGATATCGATAAATAGACCGAAACAAAAAAGCCTAAGGACATGTGGTAGCAGAGGCGTTGTACTAACCTATGCAATCCTAGctccgtttcaaacgtcgaacttcggTCATGTCGCGAAAATAATGTTAACGAGGAAAATATATTGTTCATTCACCAGGCTtaaaaattcaccatcacacCTGCATCAGAGCGCATATGCCCCTATTTACTTCCGTTCCTAGCAGTATACTGACTGTTTGTCCTAACCAAG
Protein-coding sequences here:
- the LOC140952225 gene encoding uncharacterized protein, with amino-acid sequence MGEVVGVQHAATSFKSRRLKRKSQEGSIANNNVGLTSLEGERLSPKWRKYSRILPLNERENQAEEINEKTNDFALPSSEQFTMKTLKPSHLTHTKIQCKDRKKPLVPRLQNLNEDEHSKSDVCVAGFILSPRAERPYKCNLCVKQFKYFSNLKSHMKIVHKKMVESSPEDSNSSTLGNGQVFQCEICYRNFKYFSNLRTHRLVHTNNDSKSNE
- the LOC140952612 gene encoding Golgi-associated plant pathogenesis-related protein 1-like isoform X1 — encoded protein: MITRLLFNLPFLSTTESRSKRPCLMTRQFTVTKAYFLAVCLLLYYQYAQTAGKVQSEVQQRDLNGLLKSKFITFARQGFQEHNNFRALHHVSPLKWSDKLAIQAQKLAYKMALKGTIQVPGIDLFGENRAKLSAVNFDCETAGEEATKIWYNQGSNYSYADPRLNSNTDSFTQVVWKGTREVGMGCAQRKGTLSNEIFVVALYYPPGNSPRALRENVVSPSKNVNDAYSSIFRRRNQMYQVERGKKQQHAHT
- the LOC140952612 gene encoding Golgi-associated plant pathogenesis-related protein 1-like isoform X2 is translated as MTRQFTVTKAYFLAVCLLLYYQYAQTAGKVQSEVQQRDLNGLLKSKFITFARQGFQEHNNFRALHHVSPLKWSDKLAIQAQKLAYKMALKGTIQVPGIDLFGENRAKLSAVNFDCETAGEEATKIWYNQGSNYSYADPRLNSNTDSFTQVVWKGTREVGMGCAQRKGTLSNEIFVVALYYPPGNSPRALRENVVSPSKNVNDAYSSIFRRRNQMYQVERGKKQQHAHT